The nucleotide sequence NNNNNNNNNNNNNNNNNNNNNNNNNNNNNNNNNNNNNNNNNNNNNNNNNNNNNNNNNNNNNNNNNNNNNNNNNNNNNNNNNNNNNNNNNNNNNNNNNNNNNNNNNNNNNNNNNNNNNNNNNNNNNNNNNNNNNNNNNNNNNNNNNNNNNNNNNNNNNNNNNNNNNNNNNNNNNNNNNNNNNNNNNNNNNNNNNNNNNNNNNNNNNNNNNNNNNNNNNNNNNNNNNNNNNNNNNNNNNNNNNNNNNNNNNNNNNNNNNNNNNNNNNNNNNNNNNNNNNNNNNNNNNNNNNNNNNNNNNNNNNNNNNNNNNNNNNNNNNNNNNNNNNNNNNNNNNNNNNNNNNNNNNNNNNNNNNNNNNNNNNNNNNNNNNNNNNNNNNNNNNNNNNNNNNNNNNNNNNNNNNNNNNNNNNNNNNNNNNNNNNNNNNNNNNNNNNNNNNNNNNNNNNNNNNNNNNNNNNNNNNNNNNNNNNNNNNNNNNNNNNNNNNNNNNNNNNNNNNNNNNNNNNNNNNNNNNNNNNNNNNNNNNNNNNNNNNNNNNNNNNNNNNNNNNNNNNNNNNNNNNNNNNNNNNNNNNNNNNNNNNNNNNNNNNNNNNNNNNNNNNNNNNNNNNNNNNNNNNNNNNNNNNNNNNNNNNNNNNNNNNNNNNNNNNNNNNNNNNNNNNNNNNNNNNNNNNNNNNNNNNNNNNNNNNNNNNNNNNNNNNNNNNNNNNNNNNNNNNNNNNNNNNNNNNNNNNNNNNNNNNNNNNNNNNNNNNNNNNNNNNNNNNNNNNNNNNNNNNNNNNNNNNNNNNNNNNNNNNNNNNNNNNNNNNNNNNNNNNNNNNNNNNNNNNNNNNNNNNNNNNNNNNNNNNNNNNNNNNNNNNNNNNNNNNNNNNNNNNNNNNNNNNNNNNNNNNNNNNNNNNNNNNNNNNNNNNNNNNNNNNNNNNNNNNNNNNNNNNNNNNNNNNNNNNNNNNNNNNNNNNNNNNNNNNNNNNNNNNNNNNNNNNNNNNNNNNNNNNNNNNNNNNNNNNNNNNNNNNNNNNNNNNNNNNNNNNNNNNNNNNNNNNNNNNNNNNNNNNNNNNNNNNNNNNNNNNNNNNNNNNNNNNNNNNNNNNNNNNNNNNNNNNNNNNNNNNNNNNNNNNNNNNNNNNNNNNNNNNNNNNNNNNNNNNNNNNNNNNNNNNtgagcaaaggaaaatagatcttaaggtgacgaacttttttttacttcgactgtacaaataaaatgatcgaatgatgaccggatggccaagtggttagagaacctgactatgaagtttgaggtcccgggttcgattctcggccggggcagatatttgtatgaataatacttaggaataatacgaatgtttgctctcgtgtcttggatgtttaatatttaattcagtatgtacttatctatacaagtatgtttatccgttgcctaatatccatagcacaagctttgtttagtttgagactaggtcaattattggtgtcaagtgtcccatgatatttatttatttttctcacagATCNNNNNNNNNNNNNNNNNNNNNNNNNNNNNNNNNNNNNNNNNNNNNNNNNNNNNNNNNNNNNNNNNNNNNNNNNNNNNNNNNNNNNNNNNNNNNNNNNNNNGGAGAAATTGTCTCGTCAGGCTTGTGCACGGCTTGTGTTTAGTGATTTGTAAATTCTAAAATCGTAATTTATACAGGGCTGGCATAAAATGGCACCTGTTGAAGATGTTGAAATGAAAAGTGTGGAGAGTCCCGCAGCGGCAAGTGATGCAGAAGCTGGCGAAGTAAAGAAGGACGCTGATGTTGTTACCGTACAAGATTTACGGGAACATTCAGGCAAATAGATAAAGCGGTTACGTCTAAGGAACCAAGATTCGCTATGAGAGTACTTAGATCCCTTCCAAACACCCGAAGGAAGCTTAATGGTAACGTTTTACGAGCCATTATTAACCAACTGTATCCTTCAAATGCGGACAAAGAAGCTTTGATTGCTTTCGTTGAAACCCCACAGCCTGGTGCTGTCGAGATTGAGACGCCGCGCTCTAGAAGCGCTCCGAAAACACCAGGTCCTGAGGTAGATGTGTATGTCCATTTGTTAGTTTTACTCCGTTTGTTGGACACTAATAAGTTAGAAGAAGCTACAGAGTGCTCACAGCAGTTGATGACCAAGGTGACAGCGCAAAACAGAAGAACCCTAGATCTGATTGCTGCTAAATGTTATTTCTATCACTCTCGGGTGTTTGAACTCACCAATAAACTAGATTTAATAAGGGGCTATTGCATGCACGCCTCCGCACATCCACTCTCCGTAGTGACTATGAAGGACAAGCTGTTCTCATTAACTGCCTGCTTCGTACTATCTCTGCATTATTCATTGTATGATCAGGCTGACAAGTTGGTCAGTAAATCGGTGTTCCCAGAAAATGCAAGCAATAATGAGTGGGCTAGGTTTCTGTTTTATCTTGGCAGAATAAAAGCAGCCCGTCTTGAATATAGTGATGCTCATAAGCACTTGGTGCAGGCACTCCGAAAAGCCCCCCAGACTGCTGCTGTTGGTTTCCGTCAAACAGTTCAGAAGTTGGCTATAGTGGTTGAGCTACTGTTGGGTGACATCCCCCGAGCGCGCAATATTCCGCCAAGCCCCATTGAGAAGGGCTCTGGCACCATATTTCCAGCTCACTCAGGCTGTAAGACTTGGAAATTTGCAAAGATTTAGTGAGGTGTGGAAAACTTTGGTCCTCAATTCCGTACTGACCATACTTTCACTTTGATCCTTCGTCTACGACAGAATGTCATCAAGACTGCCATTCGTTCAATTGGGTTGTCATATTCACGGATTTCTCCAAAGGATATTGCCAGGAAATTGGGCTTGGATTCAGCAGAAGATGCTGAGTTCATTGTAGCTAAAGCTATCAGAGATGGAGTTATTGAGGCTACCTTGGACCCGGAAAAGGGCTACATGAGCAACAAAGAGAGTTCTGACATTTACTGCACTAGGGAGCCACAACTGGCTTTCCACCAGCGCATATCTTTCTGCTTAGATCTCCACAACCAGAGTGTCAAGGCTATGAGATATCCTCCTAAGTCATATGGGAAGGAATTGGAGAGTGCAGAAGAGCGCCGTGAAAGGGAGCAGCAGGACTTGGAACTGGCTAAAGAGATGGCTGAAGAAGATGATGATGGCTTCCCTTAAATAAACCTCATATATTATGACAAACTCATGTATTCAAATAATGTAGCAACTAGCATTGTCTgttcaaaacaaattatttactaatgaataaaatctttaataaaatttggagtagttatatttattttcttttacattaGTTAGAaacctattaattaattacatagaCAAGGTACTTATCATATCACTGGAAATTTAATTCACTTTGTTTAGTAAGTCAGTCACAATAATGTCTCTTACAttttggtataggtactttGTGATTCACAAGCACTATTTGCCATCAAGATATCAGCATTATAAAGCTGTTCAGAAACATTCATACCCAGTGGTTATGTAGGCGTAGGAGTTATGGTTATGGGTATTTGttgttggttgtttttttttaaaatatggctctgttcattggaggacaatttttgccagtgtctagtaggttttgccgttgtacagtaaaaaaattctataaaatgaaatatgagaggtaatggcgAATGAACTATGTATGACAGCGCAAATCCTATGGGTATATATTTTGCTCAATACACGCtgatttattatcattatcttgTTTTGGCTCGCTAGTACGCTTGTGGTGCCATCTGTCGAAAAAGTAGTGTATAATATCTATTATAGCAACTGTTACTTGGCAACAACTGCTTGACAATTTTGTCAATTACGGAAAGTATAAAGTAACAGCATTCTTCATCTGAATTTtaagataatttaaaaacagattacaaCAAACATATTTAACAACAGGCTACATTACATAATACATCAAAATGGTTGAATTTACTCCAAACACTATGGAGAAACTAGCGGAGCTGCTAAAAGTTCCAGAACCAGAGGTTTTACAGGGTGAAGATATGATTTCATCAGGTGAGTTACCTGTTATATGACTTAGTACTTACTATCATGTACTATAGATAttcttagtacctacctacctacctactatctaTATCACATGGTGTTATCATTTGCATGGGATGGCCGACGTTGGCCGCGCGGCGTTTagatatcttaaaaaaatactttttattgtttacCTATTTAATAGGTATCTACTTATCATAGGGTAGGTAGGACGGTACACTACCAGTTAAATTTCTACAATGAATCGGAAAaggctcaattttttttttaacagggtGTGAGATAACTTCATCCAGAGGTGAACTGCCTCCTGCTGATACCGTAAAAGGTCCTCCAAGAACCATCGAAGAGTTCGAAGAGCAGGAGGCCAAGGAAGCGGAGGAGTTAGGCCGCGTGGGCGCAGGCATCGACGATCGGAAGATCCCAGAATACACCATGTGCTATCGGCAGGCTGTGACCGCGGAGGACGTGTTTCTGCAGGTGACTTACTTATGTCACTAACTGTACTCTAATCCCCTTCACTGCTAGTTGAAGTTACCAAAAGGCTTGAATCATTCTTCTACTGGAAGGCGTTGAATGTGGCAAAACAATTTCTGGAGCCCATAGTGCTACTTCTGTTCTAGCGAGGTCATTCAGTAGATGTCGCTATATCACTTACAACTTGTAGGTATTACGAGTCAAATattttccaattaattatatagTAGATGTTCATTACGTGTTttggtaaaattaatttatttacctatccgaTCTAAAGTTGAAGTTAGTTCAGAGGTCCCCAAACTTTTTTTCTCGTAGCCAATATTCAAAGTTTTACTATTTTCGGTAGCAGCGGCTACTACATTCTCTacagtaggtaagtaggtactccCAAAACTCCTAAAACCCCATTTTTTCCACGCCGACGTGGACCTCCCGTCTGGTCTCCCGTGAATCCTTAGGGGTCATTTGGCCCACTTCGGGAACCTCcgagttaggtaggtacttacttagttattttattagaatcCAAACAAATTATTTTGCACAATGTTTCAGATCGGACCAAAAACTCCATCTTCGAATAGTTGCGAGGACCTCATAGTAAGAATAAAACTGCCTGGCGACAAGAAAGAAAACACCGAGTTAACTGTCGACAGAAGCAGCATCTTTGTCCACTCCTCACAGCACGCActgaagttggacctaccccaTGAAATAGACCCTGATTTGTCTAAAGCTAACTGGGATTCTGCGGAGGAGACATTGGTGCTGACGCTGAGACTGCAAAGGGAATTCGATTATGTAAATTTCTAGGTGAAGTACGCGATTCAAACTACTGAAATAAAAGCGGTGCTCACGCGGCTACTTTCTAAAGTGACAAGCTTCTGTagaaatatactgagcggcaaaaaatctggccctcaaatgtatgcagaatcgatCATTTTGTATGacgggtgggccaaatttttgcCGCTGAATATAGTTTGTTACTTAgtactacgagtacaataaagTTTCCTCTCACCTATTTTGAGTTTCtaaattattaggtacctacacaccAAACTAAACCTAGTcgtaatgtaagtaggtatattataagtTACAACAAACCTATCCAGGTAGATAGTTTTGAAATAGGTAATGTCGTTTTATGGCTTTGAGTATAAAGTTTTGTGGTATTAATAatctgtatttaagtatgttttctTAACTTAGGTCTAGTAACTATCTATATTAGTTCAAAATACTGAGAATCGTTGGTTACACTCAAtacgtatgtaggtactttttatggttctggagccaaaatggcaaaaacgaaacccttatagtttcgtcaagtccgtctgtctgtctgtctgtctgtctgtccgtccgtccgtccgtatgtcacaggcatttaaCTCGAAAACTaaaagatgtatatcaatgaaatttggagtacagatgtcttgtcaaagccgctatttagttttgtagttaaattacataaataaataattatagggTGTGCTctatacacgtaacagaaattgaaaatattttttttaactcgcatcaacgtgtggcacatagttcgacagtaatggcaaaatcacgcgtcttcgtggatggcacaaGGTATAAGGTGACGCCATGGTGGGAAGAGGATTCGGGACtgtttttaggtttccgtagacaaaatggcaaaacggaatcCATAGTTTCGCTACGCCTGTCTGttcgtccatccgcggcttagCTTTTTTATATAATAGGGGCAAACGAGTAGGAGGGTCACCTGAAgaaaagcaatcaccgctgccTATGGACATCCACACACACCCGCACACTGCGCACACATGGCTTAGAgactgttagtgctagaaagctgtaattataGTATGAGGTATTGTTAGGttggtctttaaaaattatttcgTGGTCGAAAAGACGATTAATTACTTGCAAAGTTCCGTACAAAATCTTTAGGAaattattacttgattttttcgtaacggctacctACTCCTTACCCTGTGTGTTGGACACGCTCTGGGTCGGTGTTTTTTACCGCTTAAAGCTGGacacttttccaacttttcccCCGCAAAAGTTTGTTAAGTGTATCTACTTTAAGTACTTCCCTCTACAAACCATAGGCTCAGCAGACAGTGTACACTGCAGCACTGGCTGGCTATTTATTaaacgtgtcaaaataaatgttaattaattGAGTTTCGGCTTCAGAATAGGTACTCAATTCGTCCTTATACGCAAATAGAATGACTCTGTTATTGAAAATAATCACTGCTCCGCTCATGTCAAGGCTTAAATTTCTTGATGAGACGTGATTACAATCGAGTGCCGGTTTTAATTGAACGAATCATACCGTGAGAATATAACCCGCCATTTTGTTTCACCTACACGTAAGTTAAATAGTATGCTCCAGTATAGAATTTAGACTGCTCCAAGAGCTGGGTGTGAATGCCTTATAGAATTTATAGATCTGCTCTGAGCCTGGTTTGAATTTAAAGAAATTTCTCGTGCATCGATTTACTGCTGCCTGATCGGATACGAGTGAGATTAACTACttttgtaagtaaaataaacttttcatattgaactttgtaatggttactataataataaataaataaataataataaatatcatgggacacttaacaccaattgacctagtcccaaacctagatccgcgcagacgtagtcgcgggcataagctacggaataaaaagtaaaatacctatcgatgtagtacctacctaggtatctATTTCAGACTTCCATCTATCTATCCATTTATCTATCTACATAACAGatatcatccaaatctgtccaaaTCCAAATATGgaatacagtcgagttcgtaaacttgtaagcaaaaaatcgatcaaaaatatctgaagaaGCTtatacgccgttaacaatagagtcgtgttcagatatttttgatcaaatttttcctcacaagtttatgaactcgacgtATATGTATTTAgtaccatccacgaagacgtgtgatttgtcaaaattagacattaatgacattgtaataagaacaacggcacgcgtcattggaatgactctacctaacaaataaaaatgaccgtGGAAGTTTAAATTCATAAAAGTAACATCATGGTATTTATTGAAAACACAATCAcgcaagatggagcgacgacttggttaagatcgcgggatcgcggtggatgcggaaagcacaagaccggtctgagtggagagccttgggggaggcctatgtccagcagtggacgtctttcggctgacatgaaaATGATGACAATCACGCAAAaaagatttcgagattttatctcgatTCCTTGggaatacctacataaattacatacatcctatatgtgttatttcagacgttcaGTGAAGTTgactacatactaaatttcatccaaatgtgGATATCCGtattagcgtgaaggagtaacagagttaacagacatacacacacacacacatacctgTTTACTCACAagctttctcatttataaatattaaccaGTCAGATTAACAGCATCATCTTGGAAAATCAAGTGGATCTTCGGAAGATGGATGCTCAATTTTCCCAAAGTGATCTTCCCAAATGTCCCATCGATCTCCACTTCAGCtccataggtacttacatagccagcttcctacatacttATATTCTAACTAAGTTCCCTTTAGAGTACTTAAAGATAGAGCCACGGTGGCCTAATGGTTATTTACATAGTTGCGAATCCGGACTGACACCTctgaatttttgtaatttacatGCGTAGGTatatctagtgccatccacgaagacgcttgattttgtcaaaattagacattaatgatattgtacctaataagaaccacggcacgcgtcatcgtgaatgactctacctatacattagaattttaccatgagctttacggtaaaggaaaacataaggaaacctgcacagatTTGCTAAGACATTCAATGGTGTGTTAAGTTCCAAATACGCACTgagcccacgtgggaactacagcacACGCCTTCTTGTtttgggaggaggcctgtgccctacattgggacgtataatacaggataattataatgaagacatttggaaataattccgatccgcactggTGATCCCTTACTACAAATAGCGAATCTATGTAGGatcctactgtgttaaaaatgtagttgttTTATGTTTCTGATGTattcaatatcatttaatgatattgtaaagaTGAGTTTCTcgtcggattcttctcaacagaggtttttccgaaccggtgatagttttttttacattcataaattaaataatgcttgtTATaccctaaattaaataaatacttagctaatattttgacttttgactttttggctttgactttgaaggTCAAGGCCTTCCAGGCCTTTTACATcttgtacagtcactagcaccaatatcagacacaacaagcgtgcataaatatctctatttgtagggccggaaggacgtatcagatatttttgcacgctccactgtggcagatattaatgctggtacCTACAcgctgtaaaataaaaaaatgctttattttcgCTGAACGAAGTTTGATGTTCTGCTTCGTTCTAGTAATTTCAAATAGGAATATTCCAAAGCCTCGctcctttaaaattaaactgaaataattcgaaatttcacatttccaaaataaactttaaataaaatacattatggttaaattttaaaatgagaaaatttcgaattatttcagtttaactTTAAAGGTGCGATCTATtattacctaataatatttCCCCCAGGATGCTACACTACTAAACATTCGTAGGCCTCGTAGtcgtttcttttatttgatacGTTACGCATCAAATTAAAGGTAGATAGACGccaacataaaatattatatttgtgtatttaATGCCTATATGGAATTCACGACTTCCGCTATGAAAAGATATTAGGTAAGTGTTTAAAACAATGGTTTAATTGACCATAAATAAGtacgagtaagtacctaccaccaAAACATGCAgcactattataattattgtttacgTCGATATAACTGAAGTTACT is from Choristoneura fumiferana chromosome 3, NRCan_CFum_1, whole genome shotgun sequence and encodes:
- the LOC141426229 gene encoding dynein axonemal assembly factor 6-like, encoding MVEFTPNTMEKLAELLKVPEPEVLQGEDMISSGCEITSSRGELPPADTVKGPPRTIEEFEEQEAKEAEELGRVGAGIDDRKIPEYTMCYRQAVTAEDVFLQIGPKTPSSNSCEDLIVRIKLPGDKKENTELTVDRSSIFVHSSQHALKLDLPHEIDPDLSKANWDSAEETLVLTLRLQREFDYVNF